The following DNA comes from Pleuronectes platessa chromosome 9, fPlePla1.1, whole genome shotgun sequence.
TAACTTTGACAACAGGACATCAGGTTAAtgacatgatgtttaaatgacaGTCATCCTATGTGAAGTGAGTGATgagtaatacacacacacgatacACAAAAAGCTGAATTTTGTTTGGGGTTTCGCTTAAAACTTTACATTTAAGCAAAAGGAAATAAATCTGTGTATCAAAGTATTTTTGCTTAATAATTCCTTCCTGATGCACCATTAATATAATACTTATACTACTATAGATTTCAATTTAACACTTTTCCAGTGAGgtaactttaaaacaaaatgagaaTAGGGTtcgaaaaagaagaagaacagaccTTATTGTCTTGCATGTCACGGTTTGCTCCGTTCTTCAAAAGCACGAGAGTGGCCTCCACGTTATTAACCGCAGCTGCCCAGTGCAGAGCAGATTTGCCTGaaagaagtgaaaaaaaacaaagaagcacATTCATGTTAACCAGagtgaaataataaacaaaatttaGTGGTCAAGAACTTTATAAAAAATTGCCATTCAACTAAACTTAattttactgtcagatttggATACTTGTCCTCCTTAACAAGCAGGTTAATCTTGCTGATACAACAGGTTGAATTCAGTACAAGTTGTATTGCTGACCAGACATCCAGTACAACACAAGGACATTTCACTAATTAATTTAAGGTTCCTGACCGTGGTCGTCGACAGCGTTAATGTCAGCGTGGCAGTGGATCAGCTCCTCCACCATGCCCTCCACAGCGAGCCTGGCTGCCAGGACCAGGGGAGTCGTGCCGTCATTCATCCTGGAATCTAGTTCTGTTGCACGATTACGGATCAGAATCTAGGAGACGACAaagatacagaaacaacagagaTGGTGAATAATGATGCTTTCgtgaagaaaattgtactttgATTCTTGTTCTTGATTGATTTGTGtgcttctgggtttgtaccctcatggttgaatgcacttattgttgcTTTGGGTAAAAGCATCagcaaaataaattgtaatgttTATTAATCAAATTCAAGCTCAGACAGTCATCTCACCTGGAAGACTCCCTGGGCGTCAGCTGCCACAGCAGCATGCAATGGAGTTCTGCCCATGTTATCATGGCCGTTGGGGTCTGCTCCAGCGTCCAGCAGTCTCTTGGCAGCATCAGCTCTGGCGTAGCGAGCAGCCAGGTGAAGGGCCGTTTCTCCAGTGCGGTCGGTCTGGGCCATTAGTGAAGCACCCTGAGTGATCAGGTCTGAAATGACACTCGGGCCTGGTTCatctcctccactctcctcctcctcgtctacATGCATGCTGCAGTCCGGGCCTCCGCCGTTACGCAGCGATGCCAACATCAGCGGAGTGAAGCCATCTGACAGAGGAATTAAGTTAATCAAGAGAATAGACTGAAAATGAGTCATGTCTCAAAAGGTTTGAGGTTAAGTTTTCTCACCAGGTCCCTTGACATTAACATCCAGACAGTCAGCATCCTCGGCCTGTGGGGGAGTGAGCATAATGTCAGCAGCCTTGCGGTGCTGCAGGGTCCACTCCCTTTGGTCAATCCCACCATCCATATTGATGGGCAGCAAAGGCTTATCTTCGGTCTATAAAGAAGCAACAGAACTTGAAACTAAATTCCCAACCACCAAAAacacttatttgtattttaaacatttgtttcacCCAACTTCAATTTGAACTGCTCCAACACATCAGCTTTATTTGGACTATTCGTTTTCTTTCTCAATTCACTTACTCTTGGTTTCTTGGAGGGGACatcttcatccatccatctttgaCTCTGACTTCCATCAATCAGGGCTCCATCCTGGGTCTTGAAATTCCTGATATGACAGAAAACAATTTCAGTAATGCTCTAATTGTTTCTTACATTATTCCAGCTGTTCTCTGTTTGATAACTCTGTGAGCATGAGGCACTTTAACACAAGCTGTCTGTGCACCCACTCACTTCAGGTCAAAGTCATCTTGTCCGACAGGTTCTCTTCTCTTGTCATTTTTAGTGGCCATGAAGCCATCTGGCAGCCACAGAACACCATTTTTATGCTTCCTCTTGGCTGCGAGCATCCCCAGCACCAGGATGAGCAGAATAATAACCACCGCCACTCCAATCATGTACATGAGAAACGATGGCTCAGGAGGCACTGGCGGGCTACCTGGAAGATACAAACACCTGTTAGCACTCTTCTTTTGATTGAGGTTTTTGCCTAATGGGTAATGGAAGTTAAGTTTCAATTTAAAGGTTGAATTCAATTAACTGTTTGACGACTTACTGTCAACAGACACTAATGGGTAGGGCAGTTCAGCCTTGATGTGTGCTGCAGCGAGGTAGGACGCAGCCTCATTTGTGTTGGAGAAACAGTCGTCTGAACTCTGGGAACATTCACGGTTGTCAATTTGCAGGTACACCTTCGAGCTGCACAAACAGAtgtggaaacacaaagacagtTAATGCCACACAGTCAATTGGTGATTAAGTATTACGTATATGAGTCCTAGAAACAGGACTAACTATCCGACTGTGCCATCAGGAACCATCCTTACCCAATAACCTCTCTTTCTAGCTCTCGTTTGCCTCTACTCCTCTGTGTGTATCGtccctgttcctcctgttccctGAAATATGGGAACACCATTGGCTGATTGTTTGAATCTAGCTTCACGTGCAGGTTGGTGTGCAACAGGGCTCCCAGGGCACGCAAGAAACCATTTAGGTCTCCAAGCAGTTCCTTGGGTTGCAGCCGGACCACGATGATCAGCAAGCCCTCTGCTGATTTGGGTGGAGTGTCAGTGGAACAGTCCAGCCCGTCCCAGCCGCAAGCCTCTGTATAGCAGCTCTGGTCACAGATGCCATTATGGTAGTGGTCTGGGCAGTACTTTTCATACCTGTGTACACAGAACAAGAAGGACAGATGTTCGGTGATGTGGCCTCAAAACATTTATGACTTTTAGATATAAAAGGGTCACATACTTGCAGGGGCTCTGTGCAGTCTCCTGGCACTCGAAGCTGTCAAAGAGACATCCGGCATTGTCGCACTCCTTATCACAACCTCCATTCTTGAAGAGATCCCAGCAGGGGACACTGGCAGTGCAATTCGACCAAGGCTGTCGCCAGTTGAGCGAGCAGTCCCCTCCGTCCCACTGGCACTCGTGGTTGTTACACTGATCATCACACACTCCGTCCCCTGACTGCCTCTCACAATTCGCATAGGGGCAGGTCTGAGGTGCTGGTACGGAGAGTTTGTTTTCGCAGAGTCGTCCGGAGAAGTGTAAGGGACAACGACAGCTGTACTGGTTTGGGTTGGACGGGTCCTTGACGCAGGTTCCTCCATTTTGACAGACCCACGGAGACCTCTGTTCATTCTCACAAAGTGGCCCAGTGAATCCCGACTGGCATTGGCAGTACACTTGGCTAACTGGTGTGTCCACACAGCGTCCACCATTCTGACAATGTAGCTTTGCACAGTGGCCTTCTCTTTCTATTTCGCAATTGAACCCAGCAAAGCCctacaaaacacaacatgtcgTTAAAATGTGATAGCAATAGAGTTATTTTAAAAGTTAGGCTTGGCTACACACATTTCTAATGTACATCTAGGTTCTACTGCACATTTGCTGCTTGTCTACTATACCTGAGCCATGGTGTGGCCCTCTGAAGCAAGCAAGAGAATAACAGAGGGAGCGAGATGTtagtgcagagaaaaacaagctTTTAGTGATATATCTATGTTCCACAATAAGaacaaaagaaaggaaaacacagaagtaATAGTAACCAGCTGTCTTTTATAAGCCTATGGTGTCACTCTATTGTAATAGAGTTAAAGTTAACGTTGACTGTGTGATAGTATTGGAAGAATGTGCGGTGGCCAATCAAGACACAAGAATATAACTGGTAAATGGAAGATTACAGAATAAAGAGCATGGAGCAGAAAAATGGAGGACTGCCATTGGTAtcaattgtttttgtgttgattaATTTTaaacaatcactgactgtaAAAATTTAAACAGAGAACAAAACGTGTAAATACGTGGCATGCCAATGGTTATTTGAAAGACTGATGAGCACAGCGCTGCTAACAAATACAAGACAATAACCTCAAATAATTGCATTACATCACATGTATGGAAACACAATGACTGTAAAGCTCAATTGTGACTGTAAAATAACTGTTTGAAACAGTGATAATGTTATAAAAGGACATAGGAGAATCTTACAGAAGCACAGGAGCAGATGTAGCCATGGACTGAGCTCATGTTCATGGAGCAGACGCCACCATTGTGACATGGCTTAGATAGACACAGATCCACCATGGACTCACAATGACGACCTTGAGAGACCAAAGTCAGGAAAAAGATAAAGTTAAccaaaaaagaaataataatagaaaACTGAAATACTTTGCAGAATTAATCAAGACATTTACATACATGAAACTTTGTACATAAAAACACTAACGCCTTGCTGATTATGAAACTGAAAAATGACCGGCTCTAGTGATCCTGGGGATGTTATGTCCCTTTGAGcaactaaatataaatgtacCTGTGTATCCCTGGCGACAGCGGCACTGGTAATTGTTGACCAGCTGCACGCAGTCGAGGCTGCCGGGGGTGTGGCAGGGCCCAGACAGGCATTCATTGAGATCTCCCTCACAGTGTTCTCCAACGAATCCTGGAGGGCAGGAGCAGGTGTAACGGCCGATACCGTCCACACACTGTCCTCCGTTCCGACAGCGAGGCTCCCAGGAGCCAGCCTTGGGTGCGCAGTCATCCAGATTCACTTCACACTGGAGCCCTACAGAGCCGAAAACAGAAAGATGCATCAAGTCAcgctatagctgctttcagctAATCaaatcaccagtcaatcatTTCTAATTACGAAATCAGTCAAATTAACAATGTTTGTCATTTGCTCCACAAAGTTTTTGACCTTTATGCTCCATTACATTTAaaacttgtctgtgtgtgtgtattaatgtgGATATGCTATATGTAGTCTTACCTTGTGTTCCAGGTGGACAGGCACAGGTGAAGAGGTTTATGAGGTTGATACAGGTCCCTCCATGCAGGCAGGGTTTAGAGTGACATTCATCCACATCATACTCACAGTTCACCCCCTGGTAGCCTGGTTTACACTGTAGCAATGAATCAACAGAGACGATAGCTCAATGTGTGTTTAAGAATGTCGTGGCTAGCTTGGTTTCAACATAACATTAAAAGTATAGTACAAAAGCATCATGTAAAAATAGTTGAGAATTAACTTACAATACATTCGTATGTGCTCTGATAGTCTTTGCATGTAGCTCCGTTGCGACAAGGGTTTGACCGGCACTCATCGACCATCTCTTCACAGTAGCTGCCCATGTATCCCAGTTGGCACTGACACTGGTGGGAATTACCCACATTTGTACACCGACCGGCGTTCTTACACACAttctccacctccacacctGCAGACGTTTGGAGAAGGACATGGAAATGGTGAATACTGTGAACATGTGTGTATATTATCTGTTTAAAACTTTTATCTGTGGAAACTTGTTTCTATTTTTACAAGAATCCACAATCAACTTATATGTGATTACAGGTCATATCAGTCCCACTTTTGAAtattgtgttctttttttattctgataacaaactcaacaagaagtagTTCCAAACCTTTGGTGGCAGCATAGTCCTGGCAGGAGAGGTtgggaacatcacaataaaGTCCTGTCCATCTCACTGGACAGTGGCAAGTCCAGGAGGTCGTTTTCTGAGAGCAGATACCACCATTGTGACAGTGCACCTGGCTGCACAGGTTTACAAGGTTCTGCACGCAGAGGAGGTAAAGAGGAAAATGATTATAGTTGGTTGTAAAAAGGGCTTTAAAATCGGTACACCATTGAACCTAATTTCAATTAAATGCTTTTTATCttaaattacaaattaaaatagGAAACGGCTCACACATTTCACttgaggacacactctgtacaCTTGTAATGATAAAAAGACAAAGCACCTGGCAGTTCTGTCCATTGTATCCCACGGGGCAGGTGCAGCGATACGTGCCCAGGCCATCAGCGCAGGTTCCTCCATTCTTACAGGGCTGAGAGTTGCACTCATTCTGCTCATACTCACAGAACGTCCCGTAAAAACCAGGACGGCAACGGCAAGAGAAGGTGTTGATGTCATCAATGCAAATCCCATTGTTCAGGCAGGAGCTgaaaggaaggagaaaaaaagtaGGGATTGATGAATGGATAAAGAAATGGGGCAAACACAGTACATCAACAAGGAAAGatttattataaaaacaaaaacaattaaattaatctACAGGCTTGAATTAAGACTTGTTTACCCAAACTAGATATTTTAGGCATAAATATTTTTACATTCCATCAGGAAATTGCGATACAGTTCAATTCATCGATGGGGAAAACATTAAGGAAACAAAAATTAAACGTGGCCAACTTTTCTAGATCAAGCTACAAAAGATTTTCTCACCTCTCAGTGCATTCAGGGATGTTGTGTTCACACAGAATTCCATCAAAGCCCGGTCGGcattcacacacaaagctgTTGACGTAGTCCCGGCAGACAGCACTGTTCCTGCATGGCTGACTGGCACACTCATCTACCTCGGTCTCACAGCGCTCCCCTTCAAAACCAGCGCGGCAGTCACAAGAGAAACTCCCAACATCGTCCACACAAGAGCCTCCATTCAGGCATGGGTCTGTAGAGAAGAGAGGGGAAAAGGATTTATATAGTCAGAAATTGTATTTAAGTAGCAGCTactgaataataaatatatcatgaagacatttttttatagATAAATGTATCAATGAGAAATTTATCGGGTATATGGCTGAAAAAGCAACTTCCCTTGTTTTAAGAAGACTATGTGTCTGAAATATTTACATCGTGTACAGACTTGTATCCATGTGTAACATAATAATTCAGTAGACTTTCTTTGCTGCTTTTTACTGGTGTTATTTTCTGTTCCCaactttataaaaacattataTGTGTTGAAAAATATGGGCCTTATAAACTAAGAAGAAGGGGAGATGAACAAGTGACACCTATATTTAGGGAGTCAGACTACGAACAAGGTGACAGAAAAAGCTGAAGTGAAACTCACTGGGAGAGCAGTCATCAATGTCTGTCTGACAGTTGTGTCCACTGTATCCAGGTTGACATTTACATGTGTAGCTGCCTGGAGTGTTCATGCAGCGACCAACGTTTTTGCAAGGATTCTTTTTGCACTCATCCACATCCTCACTGCAGCGCTGACCTATACAATTGAAAACATGTATATCAGTACAGGATGAATGTaattacacaaatacaaatacacagaatGTGATACAACTGCACTTGGGCACACAACTCGCAGTTTCATACACACCTTGCCAACCCGCCGGGCACCTGCAGGTGTAAGAGGTGTAGTCTGTAGATGGATGACACACTCCCCCTTGCTGACATGGATGGGAGGCACAGGGAGCCTGCTCCGCCTCACAGTGTTGACCTATATTGACATTGTGCACATTTTAGATAAAGAGAGACATATGTGAATGAAATTGTTTGCTAAAATGACATTAAGGTGGCCGCTACAAAGACTGCTATTGGACTGAAAGTGGGTGTTAATATGGTGGAAATGTGGTATCACTAACCCGTGAATGGTGCACTACATTGGCAGGTGTAACTGTTGACTCCATCTATACAAAAGCCTTGGTTCCGACAGGGTCCAGATGCACATTCATCAACATTCTTCTCACAGTTTATACCTGATGACAAGAAAAAGGGTGATTCAAATATTTCTTTGTTAAAACAGCCTTGTATCTTCTGTTGATTgctgaaataaaagtttttaaatgCTATGCTGATTACAACAATTATCATGATTGTTTTTACCTCTGAATCCAGGTTGGCATTGACAAGTGTAGCCATTATGTCGGTCCAAACAGGTGCCACCATTCTGGCATGGGATAAGCTGGCACTCGTCCTTTTCCTGCTCACAGTGCTGTCCCGCCCAGCCGGCTTTACACTCACAGCGGTACCTTTCCACAAAAGGAGATGTTAGCACATACTTAAATGGAAAAATTACCCATAAAGCAATAATAACAACAGGTGCTTGAGCTATTTTCAGCATCAGTTCCAGCAGTTCAAGTCAGGCTAATTCTTATTATGTGATAATGCTGTTTTAATGTTGAGCAGGGGCAAATTTGTAAAGCAAGTTGGAAGTAAATCTGCAGCTGAAGGGCTAATGGATAACacattgaaaataaaaccaaataaatatagaataatagttaaacaatataataaaactAGCCCACACAAATCTGTATGTTAGTCCACATCCCACGGTTGGATTTTATAAACACAGAACGATATTCAAAACATAAAACTTACCCATGTTGCTCCTCAATACATTCCCCATGCACACAAGGCTGCAGAGCACAATGATTTGtcccagagagacacagagggccGTGCGTAGTGGGCGGGCACAGGCAGTAGAACCCATTGACCTTGTCCGTGCAGGTTCCCCCACTCATACACGGGTTTGAGAGACACTCGTTGATCTCCACATCGCATTTAACTCCTATTACAGAGACATTTAAATGAAGTAAGttatattaaaagcaaatattggtttaatatttgttttttgagaCATAAACAGGTATATCTTTAAGAAGAACTTACCTGtgtatcctggggcgcacacacattTGTACTCATTTATGCCGTCCTGACACTTGCCGTACTCACAGGGGTTACTGGCACAGTCATCTTCATTGATCTCGCAGTTTATCCCTGAG
Coding sequences within:
- the notch2 gene encoding neurogenic locus notch homolog protein 2 isoform X1; the protein is MQHIPGFSSGWSLVLVLCFAHLSLGLQCVDNKAPCVNNATCLTFTNGTEYCRCAPGFLGEYCQHKDPCQPGFCQNGGNCSVSIVAGVPVPGSAACSCPLGFTGLHCQTPQNSTCYPNNPCANQGVCTLLSLDKYKCECVRGWTGPSCEHEDSCLSSPCANSGKCSSPSAGSYTCTCPPGYTGPRCLNDTNECAATPSICLNEGVCVNAPGSYKCVCGPGFTGQHCESSYIPCSPSPCINGGTCHQITETSYSCHCLPGFNGSNCENNLDDCPNHQCANGGTCMDGVNTYNCQCPPQWTGQHCTEDVDECRLQPNTCQNGGTCSNLIGSYVCVCVNGWIGPDCSENIDDCATASCSPGSRCIDRVASFICVCPHGKTGLLCHRDDACISNPCREGSQCDTNPISGMFNCNCPPGYVGSTCNIDRDECSIGTNPCEHSGQCVNTDGSFTCNCVRGYAGPRCEQDVNECASSPCQNDGTCLDRIGEYSCICMPGFEGTHCEIEVDECLSSPCLNQGKCLDQVSRFVCECPAGFSGEMCQIDIDECSSTPCLNGAKCVDRPNGYDCECAEGFTGLLCEENINDCVPEPCHHGVCKDGIATFSCECYPGYTGSICNIQVQECHSNPCQNRGRCIDLVNAYQCNCPPGTTGINCEINEDDCASNPCEYGKCQDGINEYKCVCAPGYTGVKCDVEINECLSNPCMSGGTCTDKVNGFYCLCPPTTHGPLCLSGTNHCALQPCVHGECIEEQHGYRCECKAGWAGQHCEQEKDECQLIPCQNGGTCLDRHNGYTCQCQPGFRGINCEKNVDECASGPCRNQGFCIDGVNSYTCQCSAPFTGQHCEAEQAPCASHPCQQGGVCHPSTDYTSYTCRCPAGWQGQRCSEDVDECKKNPCKNVGRCMNTPGSYTCKCQPGYSGHNCQTDIDDCSPNPCLNGGSCVDDVGSFSCDCRAGFEGERCETEVDECASQPCRNSAVCRDYVNSFVCECRPGFDGILCEHNIPECTESSCLNNGICIDDINTFSCRCRPGFYGTFCEYEQNECNSQPCKNGGTCADGLGTYRCTCPVGYNGQNCQNLVNLCSQVHCHNGGICSQKTTSWTCHCPVRWTGLYCDVPNLSCQDYAATKGVEVENVCKNAGRCTNVGNSHQCQCQLGYMGSYCEEMVDECRSNPCRNGATCKDYQSTYECICKPGYQGVNCEYDVDECHSKPCLHGGTCINLINLFTCACPPGTQGLQCEVNLDDCAPKAGSWEPRCRNGGQCVDGIGRYTCSCPPGFVGEHCEGDLNECLSGPCHTPGSLDCVQLVNNYQCRCRQGYTGRHCESMVDLCLSKPCHNGGVCSMNMSSVHGYICSCASGFAGFNCEIEREGHCAKLHCQNGGRCVDTPVSQVYCQCQSGFTGPLCENEQRSPWVCQNGGTCVKDPSNPNQYSCRCPLHFSGRLCENKLSVPAPQTCPYANCERQSGDGVCDDQCNNHECQWDGGDCSLNWRQPWSNCTASVPCWDLFKNGGCDKECDNAGCLFDSFECQETAQSPCKYEKYCPDHYHNGICDQSCYTEACGWDGLDCSTDTPPKSAEGLLIIVVRLQPKELLGDLNGFLRALGALLHTNLHVKLDSNNQPMVFPYFREQEEQGRYTQRSRGKRELEREVIGSKVYLQIDNRECSQSSDDCFSNTNEAASYLAAAHIKAELPYPLVSVDSSPPVPPEPSFLMYMIGVAVVIILLILVLGMLAAKRKHKNGVLWLPDGFMATKNDKRREPVGQDDFDLKNFKTQDGALIDGSQSQRWMDEDVPSKKPRTEDKPLLPINMDGGIDQREWTLQHRKAADIMLTPPQAEDADCLDVNVKGPDGFTPLMLASLRNGGGPDCSMHVDEEEESGGDEPGPSVISDLITQGASLMAQTDRTGETALHLAARYARADAAKRLLDAGADPNGHDNMGRTPLHAAVAADAQGVFQILIRNRATELDSRMNDGTTPLVLAARLAVEGMVEELIHCHADINAVDDHGKSALHWAAAVNNVEATLVLLKNGANRDMQDNKEETPLFLAAREGSFEAAQVLLDHYSNRDITDHLDRLPRDTAQERMHHDIVRLLDQYNLVHSPHNGPNHMGGGGNSVMCGANGAGFIGMRPGPQGKKSRRGGGGAKVGGVGGVAKELKDMKAKRRKKPAGGEGPGVAAGGGSGGGTAGGGSANGVKAAGGLPESSVTMSPVDSLESPHSYTGDVSGSVSSTANSPPLLSSPTSRPMLPPVSHMLGQQQGWVGMAKHGYSGHMFGLVPHQMGGSHPGMGQHHGQGAMLTPMNVTMSREQLPPIVTFQMMAPGGGQAMMKQPQPGQVQVTQSQGQSQIQARPQQASGRLHCSQGMMYQMPEQMSMTHGLSHSLQHPHNVGHGGIEGQPRPLPSYPPMQSPVDKYPTPPSQHSYATAGSEGTTPGHSAHPPSEHPYLTPSPESPDPWSSSSPHSNSDWSDVTTSPTPLGNPHHALPSSRHTHIPEQVQVQQQSQQMQQASQQPQLGNMQVFA
- the notch2 gene encoding neurogenic locus notch homolog protein 2 isoform X2 gives rise to the protein MQHIPGFSSGWSLVLVLCFAHLSLGLQCVDNKAPCVNNATCLTFTNGTEYCRCAPGFLGEYCQHKDPCQPGFCQNGGNCSVSIVAGVPVPGSAACSCPLGFTGLHCQTPQNSTCYPNNPCANQGVCTLLSLDKYKCECVRGWTGPSCEHEDSCLSSPCANSGKCSSPSAGSYTCTCPPGYTGPRCLNDTNECAATPSICLNEGVCVNAPGSYKCVCGPGFTGQHCESSYIPCSPSPCINGGTCHQITETSYSCHCLPGFNGSNCENNLDDCPNHQCANGGTCMDGVNTYNCQCPPQWTGQHCTEDVDECRLQPNTCQNGGTCSNLIGSYVCVCVNGWIGPDCSENIDDCATASCSPGSRCIDRVASFICVCPHGKTGLLCHRDDACISNPCREGSQCDTNPISGMFNCNCPPGYVGSTCNIDRDECSIGTNPCEHSGQCVNTDGSFTCNCVRGYAGPRCEQDVNECASSPCQNDGTCLDRIGEYSCICMPGFEGTHCEIEVDECLSSPCLNQGKCLDQVSRFVCECPAGFSGEMCQIDIDECSSTPCLNGAKCVDRPNGYDCECAEGFTGLLCEENINDCVPEPCHHGVCKDGIATFSCECYPGYTGSICNIQVQECHSNPCQNRGRCIDLVNAYQCNCPPGTTGINCEINEDDCASNPCEYGKCQDGINEYKCVCAPGYTGVKCDVEINECLSNPCMSGGTCTDKVNGFYCLCPPTTHGPLCLSGTNHCALQPCVHGECIEEQHGYRCECKAGWAGQHCEQEKDECQLIPCQNGGTCLDRHNGYTCQCQPGFRGINCEKNVDECASGPCRNQGFCIDGVNSYTCQCSAPFTGQHCEAEQAPCASHPCQQGGVCHPSTDYTSYTCRCPAGWQGQRCSEDVDECKKNPCKNVGRCMNTPGSYTCKCQPGYSGHNCQTDIDDCSPNPCLNGGSCVDDVGSFSCDCRAGFEGERCETEVDECASQPCRNSAVCRDYVNSFVCECRPGFDGILCEHNIPECTESSCLNNGICIDDINTFSCRCRPGFYGTFCEYEQNECNSQPCKNGGTCADGLGTYRCTCPVGYNGQNCQNLVNLCSQVHCHNGGICSQKTTSWTCHCPVRWTGLYCDVPNLSCQDYAATKGVEVENVCKNAGRCTNVGNSHQCQCQLGYMGSYCEEMVDECRSNPCRNGATCKDYQSTYECICKPGYQGVNCEYDVDECHSKPCLHGGTCINLINLFTCACPPGTQGLQCEVNLDDCAPKAGSWEPRCRNGGQCVDGIGRYTCSCPPGFVGEHCEGDLNECLSGPCHTPGSLDCVQLVNNYQCRCRQGYTGRHCESMVDLCLSKPCHNGGVCSMNMSSVHGYICSCASGFAGFNCEIEREGHCAKLHCQNGGRCVDTPVSQVYCQCQSGFTGPLCENEQRSPWVCQNGGTCVKDPSNPNQYSCRCPLHFSGRLCENKLSVPAPQTCPYANCERQSGDGVCDDQCNNHECQWDGGDCSLNWRQPWSNCTASVPCWDLFKNGGCDKECDNAGCLFDSFECQETAQSPCKYEKYCPDHYHNGICDQSCYTEACGWDGLDCSTDTPPKSAEGLLIIVVRLQPKELLGDLNGFLRALGALLHTNLHVKLDSNNQPMVFPYFREQEEQGRYTQRSRGKRELEREVIGSKVYLQIDNRECSQSSDDCFSNTNEAASYLAAAHIKAELPYPLVSVDSSPPVPPEPSFLMYMIGVAVVIILLILVLGMLAAKRKHKNGVLWLPDGFMATKNDKRREPVGQDDFDLKNFKTQDGALIDGSQSQRWMDEDVPSKKPRAEDADCLDVNVKGPDGFTPLMLASLRNGGGPDCSMHVDEEEESGGDEPGPSVISDLITQGASLMAQTDRTGETALHLAARYARADAAKRLLDAGADPNGHDNMGRTPLHAAVAADAQGVFQILIRNRATELDSRMNDGTTPLVLAARLAVEGMVEELIHCHADINAVDDHGKSALHWAAAVNNVEATLVLLKNGANRDMQDNKEETPLFLAAREGSFEAAQVLLDHYSNRDITDHLDRLPRDTAQERMHHDIVRLLDQYNLVHSPHNGPNHMGGGGNSVMCGANGAGFIGMRPGPQGKKSRRGGGGAKVGGVGGVAKELKDMKAKRRKKPAGGEGPGVAAGGGSGGGTAGGGSANGVKAAGGLPESSVTMSPVDSLESPHSYTGDVSGSVSSTANSPPLLSSPTSRPMLPPVSHMLGQQQGWVGMAKHGYSGHMFGLVPHQMGGSHPGMGQHHGQGAMLTPMNVTMSREQLPPIVTFQMMAPGGGQAMMKQPQPGQVQVTQSQGQSQIQARPQQASGRLHCSQGMMYQMPEQMSMTHGLSHSLQHPHNVGHGGIEGQPRPLPSYPPMQSPVDKYPTPPSQHSYATAGSEGTTPGHSAHPPSEHPYLTPSPESPDPWSSSSPHSNSDWSDVTTSPTPLGNPHHALPSSRHTHIPEQVQVQQQSQQMQQASQQPQLGNMQVFA